The genome window TCTAAATTTTATAGCTTCTTCTGTCTCTTTAATTTCTATTTGAATATCTCCTCTTTCTATACCAAGTCTATCCAAAACAACAAAATCCCTGTCTGTATAGTTTAAAACATCCATGTTATGCTTTTTCATAAATTTTTTCACAGAGTCTGCATGATAGGTGTATAAAAGACCTCTTGGAAAAACTTCATTTATTCCTAAGGTAGGAATTTTGTATTTTAATCTTCCAATCAATGAAACTATCGTTGTTTCTAAACCATAAGGTTCAAAGTCTATGATAAAGTCAGGTTTAACATCGTTTATAACTTCATATGCCAACTTTATTGCCTTTTTAAAATCCTTAATATTGTTAAAGTACTCTTTGTTTATAGTGTGAAAGCTTGACAGTAGATGATGTTTTTTTATAAGCTCTTCTGAAGGATAGCCTGGGTGGTTTGTGATAAATAATAAATGAAGATTTACATCAGGACTTTTATTTTTTATAGCTTTCCAAGCTGCTGAACTTCTTAAAATATCACCAATTCCGGCGCTATGGGACTTTAAAAGTAGAATGTTTTTAAACTTTTCTATCATTGTATTTTTTATTTATTTCTCCGATGTATATCTCTGTTGGTCTTATAAGTTTGTTGTCTGTTATGTATTCCTTCCAATGGGCAAGCCATCCGCTTACTCTTGCTAATGCAAACAATGAAGTGTACATATCTTCGTCAAATCCAAGATATTTATATACTAAGCCTGAATAAAAATCTACGTTTGGATACACACCTTTATGTGATAATTTTTCTAAAACATACTTTTCAACTTCTTGGGCGATGGAGTAAAGATTTTTTAGCTCTTCATCTTTGATTTCTAAATTTTCTAACATTTTTTTAAGAAGTTTTGCTCTTGGGTCGTAGGTTTTATAAACTCTGTGTCCAAAGCCGGGAATTTTTTTCTTGCTTTCAAGTTTTTCATCTATGTATTTTTTGACGTTTTGCACGTTTTCTATTTCTTTAAACATTTTTATAACATCTTCGTTTGCTCCACCGTGTAATGGTCCAGACAAAGCACCGATAGCAGAAGATATAACAGTAAATGGGTCAGCCAAGGTAGAACCAACAACAATGGCTGCAAAGGTAGATGCGTTCATGCTATGCTCTGCATGAAGAATTAAGCATTTTTCAAGAATTTCAACCTTTTCCTTGGTTGGTTTTTGTCCAAAATACATGTATAGAAAGTTTTCTACATAATCAAAATCCGGATTTGGTTCTAATGGATTATCGCCGTTTCTAATTCTATTCCAATTTGCTATTATCAAAGGAATTTTTGCTAAAAGCTTTACGATGGATAGATATTGGTAATCTTTATTTAAGACATTTTCTTTTTTATAAAACATTCCAAGACAAGATACGACAGATTGCAAGACTTCTATCGGGTGCGCCTTTTCTGGAAAGTTTTTCATCACATCAATAATCCGAAATTTTAATCTGCTGTGAAGTTTAATATCTTTTTTGAAATTTTCATACTCAACTTTAGATGGTAAATCTCCAAAAATTAAAAGATAGGCAGTTTCTAAATAGTTTGATTTTTCAAATAATTCTTCTACATCATATCCTCTGTATATGAGCTTTCCGTTTTTTCCATCAAGTAAACAAATTTTTGTATGAGCTACAGGTACATCTGCCAATCCGGGTATTATATCCATAACTAATCCTTATGATA of Sulfurihydrogenibium sp. contains these proteins:
- a CDS encoding citrate synthase → MDIIPGLADVPVAHTKICLLDGKNGKLIYRGYDVEELFEKSNYLETAYLLIFGDLPSKVEYENFKKDIKLHSRLKFRIIDVMKNFPEKAHPIEVLQSVVSCLGMFYKKENVLNKDYQYLSIVKLLAKIPLIIANWNRIRNGDNPLEPNPDFDYVENFLYMYFGQKPTKEKVEILEKCLILHAEHSMNASTFAAIVVGSTLADPFTVISSAIGALSGPLHGGANEDVIKMFKEIENVQNVKKYIDEKLESKKKIPGFGHRVYKTYDPRAKLLKKMLENLEIKDEELKNLYSIAQEVEKYVLEKLSHKGVYPNVDFYSGLVYKYLGFDEDMYTSLFALARVSGWLAHWKEYITDNKLIRPTEIYIGEINKKYNDRKV
- a CDS encoding glycosyltransferase family 9 protein; this translates as MIEKFKNILLLKSHSAGIGDILRSSAAWKAIKNKSPDVNLHLLFITNHPGYPSEELIKKHHLLSSFHTINKEYFNNIKDFKKAIKLAYEVINDVKPDFIIDFEPYGLETTIVSLIGRLKYKIPTLGINEVFPRGLLYTYHADSVKKFMKKHNMDVLNYTDRDFVVLDRLGIERGDIQIEIKETEEAIKFRENLRKSLGLPENQEILIVNIGCGTEDAIPKRPDFNIYEFLISKAYEKYGLIPVLIGAKFEKDINQDFIKKFSLKHKEIPIFDIAGETTITESVGAINAGRIVISSDSGPYHIAVALKKPNLALFNFENTPHYHFNPWTICRLVNPPDFNQLEKDLDYLYSLKMG